The Primulina eburnea isolate SZY01 chromosome 6, ASM2296580v1, whole genome shotgun sequence genome contains a region encoding:
- the LOC140833312 gene encoding uncharacterized protein isoform X1: MGSILLKRSGSSMVKLILHKLLKRKCLVFDKEARGRVRGMGFGVTPSKVGACIQQKGTIKQLQSMMDNFQQEMQEMRSIFLRSMRQQNDQEQVASGGISSRIENDIGSSSDINGAKKIGNVNNIIQNVAIVQTKFKNVNTESIHDNTKCKLLHWCGDEVVAEGRVASTDPKAKVHHIPLGGSCWKVWVDKVLVEKVDLIRPNDEMLYLDDAIGSTVAWMSELIVLSD, translated from the exons ATGGGTTCGATCCTTCTTAAACGATCTGGGTCTTCCATGGTGAAACTTATACTCCACAAGTTGTTGAAGAGAAAATG CCTTGTATTTGACAAGGAAGCTCGAGGTAGAGTGCGTGGGATGGGCTTTGGAGTTACACCATCGAAAGTTGGTGCTTGTATTCAACAAAAAGGAACTATTAAACAACTTCAAAGTATGATGGATAACTTTCAACAAGAAATGCAAGAAATGAGGTCCATATTTCTCAGAAGTATGAGGCAACAAAATGATCAAGAACAG GTTGCTAGTGGTGGCATTAGTAGTCGCATTGAGAATGATATTGGCAGTAGTAGTGATATCAATGGTGCAAAAAAAATTGGTAATGTTAATAATATTATACAAAATGTAGCAATTGTTCAG ACAAAATTTAAGAATGTGAATACCGAAAGTATCCATGATAATACTAAATGTAAGTTACTTCATTGGTGTGGTGATGAAGTTGTTGCAGAAGGTCGAGTTGCATCAACAGATCCAAAAGCAAAAGTGCATCACATTCCTCTTGGAGGGTCTTGCTGGAAAGTTTGGGTTGATAAAGTTTTGGTGGAGAAGGTAGACTTGATACGACCAAATGATGAAATGCTTTATCTCGACGATGCAATAGGTAGCACAGTCGCATGGATGTCTGAACTTATAGTTTTGTCTGACTGA
- the LOC140833312 gene encoding uncharacterized protein isoform X3, producing the protein MEARGRVRGMGFGVTPSKVGACIQQKGTIKQLQSMMDNFQQEMQEMRSIFLRSMRQQNDQEQVASGGISSRIENDIGSSSDINGAKKIGNVNNIIQNVAIVQTKFKNVNTESIHDNTKCKLLHWCGDEVVAEGRVASTDPKAKVHHIPLGGSCWKVWVDKVLVEKVDLIRPNDEMLYLDDAIGSTVAWMSELIVLSD; encoded by the exons ATG GAAGCTCGAGGTAGAGTGCGTGGGATGGGCTTTGGAGTTACACCATCGAAAGTTGGTGCTTGTATTCAACAAAAAGGAACTATTAAACAACTTCAAAGTATGATGGATAACTTTCAACAAGAAATGCAAGAAATGAGGTCCATATTTCTCAGAAGTATGAGGCAACAAAATGATCAAGAACAG GTTGCTAGTGGTGGCATTAGTAGTCGCATTGAGAATGATATTGGCAGTAGTAGTGATATCAATGGTGCAAAAAAAATTGGTAATGTTAATAATATTATACAAAATGTAGCAATTGTTCAG ACAAAATTTAAGAATGTGAATACCGAAAGTATCCATGATAATACTAAATGTAAGTTACTTCATTGGTGTGGTGATGAAGTTGTTGCAGAAGGTCGAGTTGCATCAACAGATCCAAAAGCAAAAGTGCATCACATTCCTCTTGGAGGGTCTTGCTGGAAAGTTTGGGTTGATAAAGTTTTGGTGGAGAAGGTAGACTTGATACGACCAAATGATGAAATGCTTTATCTCGACGATGCAATAGGTAGCACAGTCGCATGGATGTCTGAACTTATAGTTTTGTCTGACTGA
- the LOC140833312 gene encoding uncharacterized protein isoform X4 produces MGFGVTPSKVGACIQQKGTIKQLQSMMDNFQQEMQEMRSIFLRSMRQQNDQEQVASGGISSRIENDIGSSSDINGAKKIGNVNNIIQNVAIVQTKFKNVNTESIHDNTKCKLLHWCGDEVVAEGRVASTDPKAKVHHIPLGGSCWKVWVDKVLVEKVDLIRPNDEMLYLDDAIGSTVAWMSELIVLSD; encoded by the exons ATGGGCTTTGGAGTTACACCATCGAAAGTTGGTGCTTGTATTCAACAAAAAGGAACTATTAAACAACTTCAAAGTATGATGGATAACTTTCAACAAGAAATGCAAGAAATGAGGTCCATATTTCTCAGAAGTATGAGGCAACAAAATGATCAAGAACAG GTTGCTAGTGGTGGCATTAGTAGTCGCATTGAGAATGATATTGGCAGTAGTAGTGATATCAATGGTGCAAAAAAAATTGGTAATGTTAATAATATTATACAAAATGTAGCAATTGTTCAG ACAAAATTTAAGAATGTGAATACCGAAAGTATCCATGATAATACTAAATGTAAGTTACTTCATTGGTGTGGTGATGAAGTTGTTGCAGAAGGTCGAGTTGCATCAACAGATCCAAAAGCAAAAGTGCATCACATTCCTCTTGGAGGGTCTTGCTGGAAAGTTTGGGTTGATAAAGTTTTGGTGGAGAAGGTAGACTTGATACGACCAAATGATGAAATGCTTTATCTCGACGATGCAATAGGTAGCACAGTCGCATGGATGTCTGAACTTATAGTTTTGTCTGACTGA
- the LOC140833312 gene encoding uncharacterized protein isoform X2, which translates to MREIEERTPESLNTTNIADDAISLVFDKEARGRVRGMGFGVTPSKVGACIQQKGTIKQLQSMMDNFQQEMQEMRSIFLRSMRQQNDQEQVASGGISSRIENDIGSSSDINGAKKIGNVNNIIQNVAIVQTKFKNVNTESIHDNTKCKLLHWCGDEVVAEGRVASTDPKAKVHHIPLGGSCWKVWVDKVLVEKVDLIRPNDEMLYLDDAIGSTVAWMSELIVLSD; encoded by the exons ATG AGAGAAATAGAAGAACGTACACCCGAATCTCTAAATACAACTAACATTGCCGATGATGCAATTAGCCTTGTATTTGACAAGGAAGCTCGAGGTAGAGTGCGTGGGATGGGCTTTGGAGTTACACCATCGAAAGTTGGTGCTTGTATTCAACAAAAAGGAACTATTAAACAACTTCAAAGTATGATGGATAACTTTCAACAAGAAATGCAAGAAATGAGGTCCATATTTCTCAGAAGTATGAGGCAACAAAATGATCAAGAACAG GTTGCTAGTGGTGGCATTAGTAGTCGCATTGAGAATGATATTGGCAGTAGTAGTGATATCAATGGTGCAAAAAAAATTGGTAATGTTAATAATATTATACAAAATGTAGCAATTGTTCAG ACAAAATTTAAGAATGTGAATACCGAAAGTATCCATGATAATACTAAATGTAAGTTACTTCATTGGTGTGGTGATGAAGTTGTTGCAGAAGGTCGAGTTGCATCAACAGATCCAAAAGCAAAAGTGCATCACATTCCTCTTGGAGGGTCTTGCTGGAAAGTTTGGGTTGATAAAGTTTTGGTGGAGAAGGTAGACTTGATACGACCAAATGATGAAATGCTTTATCTCGACGATGCAATAGGTAGCACAGTCGCATGGATGTCTGAACTTATAGTTTTGTCTGACTGA